In a genomic window of Pontibacter liquoris:
- a CDS encoding TatD family hydrolase, whose amino-acid sequence MEFIDSHAHIYSEQFNDDREQAVAQASAEGVGKIYMPNIDHTSIDAMLAAEEKFPGQCIPMMGLHPTSVNRDFERELYLVEEWLNKREFAAIGECGIDLYWDKTLLQEQQEALKVQVALAKKHQLPLVLHTRDSFEETYAILAEAQDGSLQGIFHCFSGTVEQAEKVKELGFLMGIGGVATFKNGGLDKILPHVQLSDLVLETDCPYLAPVPHRGKRNQPAYLPLVGRRVAELMNKPVGEVAAVTSQNALRLFKL is encoded by the coding sequence ATGGAGTTCATTGATTCGCATGCGCATATTTATTCCGAACAATTTAATGACGACAGGGAACAGGCCGTAGCACAAGCTTCTGCCGAAGGAGTAGGCAAAATTTACATGCCCAATATCGATCATACTTCTATTGATGCCATGCTGGCGGCGGAGGAGAAATTTCCCGGCCAGTGTATTCCGATGATGGGGTTGCACCCGACTTCTGTTAACCGGGATTTTGAGCGTGAGTTATACCTGGTGGAAGAGTGGCTAAATAAAAGGGAATTTGCCGCTATCGGCGAGTGTGGCATTGACCTGTACTGGGATAAAACATTGCTGCAGGAGCAGCAGGAAGCGCTGAAAGTGCAGGTTGCATTGGCCAAAAAGCACCAACTGCCCCTGGTGCTGCACACGCGCGATTCGTTTGAAGAAACATATGCAATCTTGGCCGAAGCACAGGACGGCAGTCTGCAGGGTATCTTCCATTGTTTTTCCGGCACCGTGGAGCAGGCTGAAAAAGTGAAGGAACTGGGTTTCCTAATGGGAATTGGGGGAGTGGCTACCTTCAAGAACGGAGGCCTTGATAAAATACTGCCGCATGTGCAGCTTTCGGACCTGGTGCTGGAGACCGACTGCCCTTACTTGGCGCCGGTGCCGCACCGGGGCAAACGCAACCAACCGGCTTACCTGCCGCTGGTAGGCAGGCGAGTGGCTGAACTGATGAACAAACCAGTGGGGGAAGTAGCCGCAGTGACCTCCCAAAACGCCCTCCGACTATTTAAGCTATAG
- a CDS encoding asparaginase — MQVVKVDIDTATPLHPEAAILIIYTGGTVGMVFDEAEQHLVPFNFTQILDHVPELRQFHYLLTVLSIEPAIDSSNMGVADWLLLSRLIGENYESYDGFVVLHGTDTMAYSASAMSYLLENLQKPVIFTGAQVPIGRIRTDARENLITAVQIAATRQEGTSRVPEVCIYFRNLLLRGNRSKKVESSHFDAFKSDNYPPLAETGIEIDYNAEHVLPYPTRPFRAHGQLDDRVVVLKLFPGITAAVVQSILQTPELRGVVLETFGSGNAPTASWFLALLREALAKGIVILNVSQCDEGHVDQGRYETSKHLLDMGVVGGADITTEAAVSKLMYVLGLELSLVQTTELLRQNLRGEITI; from the coding sequence ATGCAGGTAGTTAAAGTAGACATCGACACGGCCACGCCGTTGCACCCCGAGGCCGCCATACTGATCATTTACACGGGCGGCACTGTCGGGATGGTATTTGACGAAGCTGAGCAGCATTTGGTGCCCTTCAACTTTACCCAGATCCTGGACCATGTACCCGAACTGCGGCAATTTCATTACCTGCTCACGGTACTCAGCATCGAACCCGCCATCGATTCCTCTAACATGGGGGTAGCAGACTGGCTGCTGCTGTCTCGGCTGATAGGAGAGAACTATGAAAGTTATGATGGCTTTGTGGTGCTGCATGGCACCGATACCATGGCCTACAGCGCTTCGGCTATGAGCTACCTGCTGGAGAACCTGCAGAAGCCTGTAATTTTTACCGGGGCGCAGGTGCCCATCGGCCGCATCCGGACCGATGCCCGTGAGAACCTGATCACCGCGGTGCAGATAGCCGCAACCAGGCAGGAGGGCACGAGCAGGGTGCCGGAAGTATGCATCTATTTCCGTAATCTGCTGCTGCGCGGCAACCGCTCCAAAAAAGTGGAGAGTAGCCATTTCGATGCCTTTAAATCCGATAATTACCCGCCCCTTGCTGAAACGGGGATAGAGATCGACTACAATGCCGAGCATGTCCTGCCATATCCTACCCGCCCTTTTCGGGCACACGGCCAGCTGGACGACCGGGTAGTGGTGCTGAAGTTATTTCCGGGCATCACGGCTGCGGTAGTGCAAAGTATCCTGCAAACACCTGAGCTGCGAGGTGTGGTACTGGAAACCTTCGGCTCAGGCAATGCGCCCACTGCTTCGTGGTTTCTGGCTTTGCTGCGGGAGGCGTTGGCTAAAGGTATTGTGATCCTGAATGTTTCTCAGTGCGATGAGGGACACGTGGACCAGGGGCGCTACGAAACGAGCAAGCATTTGCTGGACATGGGCGTAGTGGGTGGAGCTGATATCACCACGGAAGCGGCCGTTAGCAAATTAATGTATGTGCTGGGCCTGGAGCTAAGCCTGGTACAAACAACTGAGCTGCTGCGCCAAAACTTACGCGGCGAAATAACCATCTAG
- a CDS encoding PP2C family protein-serine/threonine phosphatase: protein MPDTILTNIQQELNLKKLELSALLEITRAINDNLPESALYKIYRFTLLAQLQISRLTLFVHDEEWECKVCYGTEQDFTKQVIPEQIQALTEITRTSKMLVDKKWRAFEIIIPILHNGKVLAFVMIGKIQPNYHNMDALNFVQTVSNIMLVAIENHKMARQRLAQESIRREIEIAREVQSMLFPKSLPNNKDVSIHASYIPHSSIGGDYYDFIEIDQDQFLFCVADVSGKGVPASLLMSNFQAGLRTILRQTSDLNTVVSELNHLIYRNAIAEKFITTFLALYNRQTRELTYVNAGHNAPILLHESGAHELLNDGCTMLGVFDVLPFMQVTKLTIPHKSVLLCYTDGLTEVFDEDEAEFGVENTIKFLQRSRYLSSRMLHLQLLREINLYNEEATLNDDITLLSCRFK from the coding sequence ATGCCCGACACTATTTTAACGAATATACAACAGGAGCTAAACCTCAAAAAGCTAGAGTTATCGGCGTTGCTTGAAATAACACGCGCCATTAACGATAACTTACCGGAGAGCGCCCTGTATAAAATTTACCGGTTCACACTTCTGGCTCAGCTGCAGATCAGCCGCCTGACGCTTTTTGTGCACGACGAGGAGTGGGAGTGCAAGGTATGTTATGGTACGGAGCAGGATTTTACCAAACAGGTAATTCCGGAGCAGATTCAGGCGCTGACTGAAATTACGCGCACCTCTAAAATGCTGGTCGATAAAAAGTGGCGTGCCTTCGAGATCATTATTCCCATCCTGCACAATGGCAAAGTGCTGGCTTTTGTAATGATCGGCAAGATTCAGCCCAACTACCACAACATGGATGCGCTCAACTTTGTGCAGACGGTGAGTAATATCATGCTGGTAGCCATTGAGAACCATAAGATGGCGCGCCAACGATTGGCCCAGGAATCGATTAGGCGCGAAATTGAAATTGCCCGCGAGGTGCAGTCGATGCTGTTCCCCAAGAGCCTGCCCAATAATAAAGACGTCTCCATTCATGCCAGTTATATCCCGCATTCCTCAATCGGCGGCGATTACTACGATTTTATTGAAATAGACCAGGACCAGTTCCTGTTCTGCGTGGCCGACGTGTCGGGCAAAGGGGTGCCGGCTTCCCTGCTGATGTCGAACTTCCAGGCGGGACTGCGGACTATTTTGCGGCAGACATCTGATCTGAACACGGTTGTTTCGGAGCTTAACCACCTGATCTACCGCAATGCGATCGCTGAAAAGTTTATCACTACTTTTCTGGCCCTCTACAACCGCCAGACGCGCGAACTCACCTATGTGAACGCGGGCCACAATGCCCCAATTCTGCTGCACGAGAGCGGTGCACATGAGCTGCTCAATGATGGCTGCACCATGCTGGGCGTGTTTGATGTGCTGCCCTTTATGCAGGTAACCAAACTGACCATTCCGCATAAATCTGTGCTGCTGTGCTACACCGATGGTCTGACCGAGGTGTTTGATGAAGATGAAGCCGAGTTTGGTGTTGAAAACACGATCAAGTTTCTGCAACGCAGTCGTTACCTGAGCTCGCGGATGCTGCACCTGCAGTTGCTCCGCGAAATAAACCTCTACAACGAAGAAGCCACGCTAAACGACGATATCACCCTGCTATCCTGCCGGTTTAAGTAA
- a CDS encoding polysaccharide deacetylase family protein produces MIRLYKTPALLKKLLPAYTWQREAQAKTIYLTFDDGPIPEVTPWVVEQLAGYGAKATFFCVGDNLRKHPEVARLTLAEGHLLANHTYHHLKGWQTPLPEYLQNVARCQATLDALQPGQKPALFRPPYGRITPRQGAALGQQYELIMWDILTNDYDRTLVPEKCLQKALQHTQSGSIVVFHDSLKAQQNMMYALPRFLDHFSGLGYSFKTL; encoded by the coding sequence TTGATCCGCCTTTACAAAACGCCCGCGCTGCTGAAAAAGCTGTTGCCTGCCTATACCTGGCAGCGGGAGGCACAGGCAAAAACCATCTACCTGACCTTTGATGACGGCCCTATTCCGGAAGTGACGCCATGGGTGGTGGAGCAGCTCGCAGGCTATGGGGCAAAAGCAACCTTCTTTTGCGTGGGAGATAACCTCCGGAAGCACCCGGAAGTGGCCCGACTTACCCTGGCGGAGGGTCATTTGCTAGCTAATCATACTTATCATCACCTCAAAGGCTGGCAAACGCCTTTACCGGAATACCTACAGAATGTAGCCCGCTGTCAAGCTACCCTGGATGCGTTACAGCCCGGGCAAAAGCCCGCGCTTTTCCGGCCGCCTTATGGGCGCATCACACCCCGCCAGGGAGCGGCGCTGGGGCAACAGTATGAGCTCATTATGTGGGACATCCTCACCAATGATTATGACCGCACGTTGGTCCCGGAAAAATGCCTTCAGAAAGCGCTGCAGCATACCCAAAGCGGCAGCATTGTCGTATTTCATGACAGCCTGAAGGCCCAACAGAATATGATGTATGCGCTTCCGCGTTTTCTGGATCATTTTTCAGGGCTCGGCTACTCTTTCAAAACCCTATGA
- a CDS encoding glycosyltransferase: MIISVAYFILYFLLFLALLALLLFNRKRYTLSLENTPYISILIAARNEEHTIIRCLQAIEQLRYPKEKIEVLIGDDASTDATRAVVEAFIRDKPNYSCLPITQTVGITRGKANVLAQLARKATSEFFFYTDADIAVPAYWVQAMLEQLQEGVCVVTGITTTTTERLFDRIQMLDWLYSLGLMQVVSDVGYPVSTMGNNMLLRREAYEQAGGYENIAFPITEDVAIFNKVMEHGWKARNIYDRSVLAISTPAGSFAQFLSQRRRWMRASMHLPFYMVIIFLLHGAYYPVLLPFFIYTSVKVALAIFASKLLLQSVFAAICLRRLGLRVPWWLYILFELYLILSTLILIVLFFLPLKISWKGRQY, translated from the coding sequence ATGATCATTTCGGTAGCCTATTTTATACTTTACTTTCTGCTATTTTTGGCCTTGCTGGCACTGCTGCTTTTTAACCGGAAGCGCTATACTCTCTCCCTGGAAAATACCCCTTACATCAGCATTCTCATTGCTGCCCGGAACGAAGAACATACGATCATAAGATGCTTGCAGGCAATAGAACAGCTGCGATACCCGAAAGAAAAAATTGAAGTACTGATCGGCGACGATGCCTCTACCGACGCCACCCGAGCTGTAGTGGAAGCCTTTATCCGGGACAAACCCAACTATAGCTGCCTGCCCATTACACAAACCGTGGGTATTACACGTGGCAAAGCCAATGTGCTGGCGCAACTTGCCCGGAAAGCCACCTCGGAATTCTTTTTTTACACCGATGCCGACATTGCAGTGCCGGCTTATTGGGTACAGGCTATGCTGGAGCAACTGCAGGAGGGGGTATGCGTGGTAACAGGCATTACCACCACCACTACCGAACGGCTTTTTGACCGGATTCAGATGCTGGACTGGCTATATTCGTTGGGGCTGATGCAGGTCGTTTCGGATGTTGGTTATCCGGTATCCACGATGGGCAATAACATGCTGCTGCGAAGGGAAGCCTATGAGCAGGCGGGAGGATACGAAAACATCGCATTTCCCATTACCGAAGATGTCGCCATTTTTAATAAAGTGATGGAGCATGGCTGGAAGGCCCGCAACATTTACGACCGATCGGTGCTGGCCATCTCAACGCCTGCCGGCTCCTTTGCCCAATTCCTTAGCCAGCGCCGCCGCTGGATGCGCGCTTCCATGCACCTCCCGTTCTACATGGTCATCATTTTTTTACTTCATGGTGCGTATTACCCGGTGCTGCTGCCTTTCTTTATCTATACGTCGGTTAAAGTGGCGCTTGCAATATTTGCCAGCAAGTTGCTTTTGCAGAGTGTATTTGCCGCTATTTGTCTGCGCCGCCTTGGCCTGCGTGTGCCATGGTGGCTTTACATTTTGTTCGAGCTGTACCTGATCCTGTCCACTCTGATCCTGATCGTGCTTTTCTTCCTGCCTCTCAAAATATCCTGGAAAGGGCGGCAATATTAA
- a CDS encoding glycosyltransferase: MMWLLLFSVGAYSWLILRRWHAWQRMDSSYAPESFQPATAITVIIPVRNEAQHIGALLQDLEAQQYPQHLLEVLLVDDHSEDATTAVAAEFILATTIDVKIIRLDSYVNLVGKKAAVRKGVELATGELLVFTDGDCRIGPEWLRQFAFLYQTRQPYFISGPVCFQHTNTLFERMQLVEFASLIGVGGASLQLQKPNMCNGANLAYTKTIFEEVGGFAGNEAIASGDDEFLLHKISKCYPDKVAFLKSQKAIVYTMAPKSLPAFILQRVRWASKWKSYQNRQVQAVAVVVFAANLFLFLAIPAAGLGLLHWQAFLPAYAVKCAIDFLFLNRILSFLRKQRYLVYMLPLQFVYIPYVVCIALAGLFGRYHWKGRMIRNL; the protein is encoded by the coding sequence ATGATGTGGCTCTTGCTTTTTTCCGTTGGCGCCTATAGCTGGTTGATTTTGCGGCGCTGGCATGCCTGGCAACGGATGGACAGCAGCTATGCACCGGAAAGTTTCCAGCCTGCTACTGCCATTACCGTGATCATACCGGTGCGCAACGAAGCCCAGCACATAGGCGCTTTGTTGCAGGACCTGGAGGCGCAGCAATATCCCCAGCACTTACTCGAAGTGCTGCTGGTAGATGATCATTCCGAGGATGCTACAACGGCAGTGGCAGCAGAATTTATACTTGCCACTACTATAGATGTTAAAATTATCCGGTTGGATAGTTATGTTAACCTGGTGGGCAAGAAAGCTGCTGTAAGGAAAGGGGTGGAGTTGGCAACGGGCGAGCTGCTGGTCTTTACCGATGGCGACTGCCGGATAGGGCCGGAATGGCTACGCCAGTTTGCTTTTCTCTACCAAACCCGGCAGCCATACTTTATCAGCGGTCCGGTCTGCTTTCAGCATACCAACACCTTGTTTGAGCGCATGCAGCTGGTAGAGTTTGCCAGCCTGATAGGGGTAGGAGGCGCTTCGCTGCAACTTCAAAAACCCAATATGTGTAATGGCGCCAACCTGGCTTATACCAAAACTATTTTTGAGGAAGTAGGCGGCTTTGCCGGAAATGAAGCCATTGCCAGCGGCGACGATGAGTTCCTGCTCCATAAGATAAGCAAGTGCTACCCTGATAAAGTTGCATTCCTGAAAAGCCAGAAAGCCATTGTTTATACTATGGCTCCTAAAAGCTTACCAGCCTTTATTTTGCAGCGCGTCCGGTGGGCCAGTAAATGGAAGTCTTATCAGAACAGGCAAGTGCAGGCTGTGGCCGTAGTGGTGTTTGCCGCAAACCTGTTCCTGTTTCTGGCCATTCCTGCAGCAGGGCTCGGGTTGCTGCACTGGCAAGCGTTTCTGCCGGCCTATGCTGTTAAATGTGCGATCGATTTCTTATTTTTAAACCGTATACTTTCCTTTTTGCGGAAGCAGCGCTACCTGGTATACATGCTGCCGTTGCAGTTCGTATATATTCCGTATGTAGTATGTATAGCGCTGGCAGGACTTTTTGGCCGCTATCACTGGAAAGGAAGAATGATCCGAAATTTATGA
- the ruvC gene encoding crossover junction endodeoxyribonuclease RuvC: MVFTSALPPHKLILGIDPGTQIMGYGLIEVTGSKVQVVQYGVIHLKSYSNHAIKLKKIFDRMIQLIDEYLPDELAIESPFYGTNVQSMLKLGRAQGVAIAAALSRDIPYVEYAPKKIKQSITGNGNASKEQVASMLMQQLKIKEAPKLLDATDALGVALCHHYQKGNNAKQGGKSWKSFLTDNPDRLAQ, translated from the coding sequence ATGGTTTTTACATCTGCCCTTCCCCCGCATAAACTTATACTTGGCATCGATCCCGGCACCCAGATCATGGGCTATGGCCTAATCGAGGTGACCGGCTCCAAGGTGCAGGTAGTACAGTATGGCGTCATTCACCTCAAAAGCTACAGCAACCACGCCATTAAGTTAAAGAAAATCTTTGACCGCATGATCCAGCTCATCGACGAATACCTGCCCGATGAACTGGCAATTGAGTCGCCTTTTTACGGCACCAACGTGCAAAGTATGCTAAAGCTCGGCCGGGCGCAGGGCGTGGCCATTGCCGCTGCCCTCTCCCGCGATATTCCGTATGTGGAATATGCGCCTAAAAAGATCAAGCAATCCATTACTGGCAACGGTAATGCCTCCAAAGAGCAGGTAGCCAGCATGCTCATGCAGCAGCTCAAGATCAAAGAAGCGCCCAAACTGCTCGATGCTACCGACGCCCTGGGGGTAGCCCTGTGCCACCACTATCAGAAAGGCAACAATGCCAAGCAAGGCGGCAAGTCCTGGAAGAGCTTCCTGACCGATAACCCGGACCGACTGGCGCAATAA